A section of the Clostridium sp. TW13 genome encodes:
- a CDS encoding DUF1292 domain-containing protein, with the protein MEEKEIMYFKDEEGNKVAFEAIARIYLEEQEYLILSPQGEDVNDDDAFVFRVDEIDGKQELNLVEDDEEFERVRKEYKKLLYN; encoded by the coding sequence ATGGAAGAAAAAGAAATAATGTATTTTAAAGATGAAGAAGGTAATAAGGTTGCCTTTGAAGCAATCGCTAGAATATATCTAGAAGAACAAGAGTATTTAATATTATCTCCTCAAGGTGAGGATGTGAACGATGATGATGCTTTTGTTTTTAGAGTAGATGAAATAGATGGGAAACAAGAGCTAAATTTAGTTGAAGATGATGAAGAGTTTGAAAGAGTGAGAAAAGAATATAAGAAATTACTTTATAATTAA